A portion of the Edaphobacter lichenicola genome contains these proteins:
- a CDS encoding type II secretion system F family protein produces the protein MTEFVIKLADERGRVMEQSHAAATAEELKARFTQAGYYVYSVKAKSVLGGGSKKKVKLETFLIFNQQFLTLIKAGLPILGSLELLARRQKLPHFRAQLEDVAARVKTGESISQAFEAQGGFPIVYTTTLLAGERSGNLEEVLQRFLDFQRVSLTFRKKLKASLIYPALLVVMVIGLFIFLITFVVPRFAQLYDQLGTKLPALTTFLLNLGKEAQEYGIYVAVVVGAVGFFIYRWSKTDAGGSMLDRIRIALPVFGSVWLKYQVGLFSRTLSTLLTGGLPLVPSLETAAKSIDSKQIASAVYRSVETVREGKGLSVSLQSTKVFPELAIEMIEVGESTGALPQMLNSVAEFFEEDVQTNLTAAMSLIEPLILIMMGLVVTTILIALYLPIFSLSAGSGGGQ, from the coding sequence ATGACTGAGTTTGTCATCAAGCTGGCAGATGAGCGCGGACGAGTGATGGAGCAGAGCCACGCGGCGGCAACTGCGGAGGAGCTGAAGGCGCGGTTTACGCAGGCGGGGTACTACGTCTATTCGGTCAAGGCGAAGAGCGTACTGGGTGGCGGCAGCAAGAAGAAGGTGAAGCTCGAGACTTTCCTGATCTTTAATCAGCAGTTTCTGACGTTGATCAAGGCTGGGTTGCCGATTCTGGGTTCGCTCGAGCTGCTTGCGAGAAGACAGAAGCTGCCGCACTTTCGCGCGCAGCTTGAGGATGTTGCAGCGCGGGTGAAGACGGGTGAGTCGATCTCGCAGGCGTTCGAGGCGCAGGGTGGATTCCCGATTGTGTATACGACGACGCTGCTGGCGGGGGAGCGGTCGGGAAATCTCGAAGAGGTGTTGCAGCGGTTTCTGGACTTTCAGCGGGTGTCGCTGACGTTCCGGAAGAAGTTGAAGGCGAGCTTGATCTACCCGGCGCTGCTGGTGGTGATGGTGATCGGGCTGTTCATCTTTTTGATCACGTTTGTGGTGCCGCGTTTTGCGCAGTTGTATGACCAGTTGGGGACGAAGCTGCCTGCGTTGACGACATTTCTGCTGAACTTGGGCAAAGAGGCGCAGGAGTATGGGATCTATGTCGCTGTTGTGGTTGGGGCGGTTGGATTCTTCATCTATCGGTGGTCGAAGACGGATGCGGGCGGTAGCATGTTGGATCGGATTCGGATTGCTCTGCCGGTGTTCGGAAGCGTGTGGCTGAAGTATCAGGTGGGATTGTTTTCGCGGACGCTCTCGACGCTGCTGACGGGCGGTTTGCCACTGGTGCCTTCGCTCGAGACGGCGGCGAAGTCAATCGATTCAAAGCAGATTGCGAGCGCGGTTTATAGGTCAGTCGAGACGGTGCGCGAGGGCAAGGGACTGTCTGTCAGTCTGCAGTCGACGAAGGTGTTTCCGGAGTTGGCAATCGAGATGATCGAGGTGGGCGAGTCGACCGGTGCGCTGCCGCAGATGCTGAACTCGGTGGCGGAGTTCTTTGAAGAGGACGTGCAGACGAATCTCACAGCGGCGATGAGTCTGATTGAGCCGCTCATCCTGATCATGATGGGGTTGGTCGTGACGACGATTCTGATTGCTCTGTATCTGCCGATCTTCAGCCTCAGCGCGGGTTCGGGCGGCGGTCAGTAG
- a CDS encoding PP2C family protein-serine/threonine phosphatase: MHTSTRRHLLRAKATAILVLLLFAALSTRAAVAPAQPPLTIEGLGKPVVPLDGPWQFHIGDDPTWASPSLDDSQWESIQTDKPWGAQQHFGYTGYAWYRRHIDFAPGPSDKLDLSLALGYVSDVYEIYWNGTKIGGYGTMPPHHRSYWGNIPQVYRLGKPQPGVLAIRVWNNIPASSDSGTSGGLYAPPYLGTSDAITALLTSRNYLWLKASQYSFAIVLFYGLVAILGLLAWLQDRSRRLLLWMSLFAFAPVVLEIVGGFRIPFPQNIVMAIQQPFFSVLDICLWFLLLYLLKLEDHPRLVRWTRILAWISIISTSLDGLIVLNWGYWDGRFSQIADAVVTATFTAVEIWPLVLIYFGFRKKLGTPTWLVVFFASFSQMLLVIKAAALQGERFTHWTLGTKIDAPLFFVNDNPFNLPAIVDTLLFISIVYAVYRYSVDQNHRQAAIQQEFKSAQELQRVLIPETLPPIPGFAVTSAYRPAAEVGGDFFQLIAKAEGSSLFILGDVSGKGLKAAMAVSLIVGTVRTLAEMSDDPAEILSGLNRRLHNRLQQGFVTCLILSLEPDGRCTFANAGHLPPYLNQNELHLPPELPLGLVASASYDKVTIQLEVGDRLTLYTDGLLEARNPSGEIFSFERLQQLIATKPDAKQASDAAVTFGQEDDITVLTITRLATGVESTTVLEAPTLVPLTA, translated from the coding sequence ATGCACACATCGACTCGGAGGCATCTGTTGCGGGCTAAAGCTACAGCCATTCTGGTACTGCTTCTCTTTGCGGCTCTCTCCACGCGCGCAGCGGTTGCTCCCGCACAACCGCCCCTCACGATCGAAGGCCTTGGCAAACCCGTTGTCCCGCTCGACGGCCCATGGCAGTTCCACATCGGTGACGATCCCACCTGGGCCTCCCCAAGTCTCGACGACTCCCAATGGGAGAGCATCCAGACCGACAAGCCCTGGGGCGCGCAGCAGCACTTCGGATACACCGGTTATGCCTGGTACAGGCGCCACATCGACTTCGCCCCGGGCCCGAGCGACAAACTCGACCTCTCTCTGGCCCTCGGCTATGTCTCCGATGTCTACGAGATCTACTGGAACGGCACGAAGATCGGCGGCTACGGCACGATGCCGCCGCATCATCGCTCCTACTGGGGCAATATTCCGCAGGTATACCGTCTCGGCAAACCACAGCCCGGAGTTCTCGCCATCCGCGTCTGGAATAACATCCCCGCCTCCTCCGACTCAGGGACATCCGGAGGCCTCTATGCTCCGCCCTACCTTGGAACCTCCGACGCGATCACGGCTCTGCTCACCAGCCGTAATTACCTCTGGCTCAAAGCCAGTCAGTACTCCTTCGCAATTGTTCTTTTCTATGGCCTGGTCGCCATCCTGGGCCTGCTGGCGTGGTTGCAGGACCGAAGCCGGCGACTGCTCCTCTGGATGTCGCTGTTTGCCTTCGCTCCGGTAGTGCTGGAGATCGTGGGAGGCTTTCGCATCCCTTTCCCCCAAAACATCGTAATGGCGATTCAACAGCCGTTCTTTTCAGTCCTGGACATCTGTCTCTGGTTTCTCCTGCTCTATCTGCTGAAGCTCGAAGATCACCCCCGCCTGGTGCGATGGACGCGCATCCTCGCCTGGATCTCCATCATCAGTACGTCTCTCGACGGCCTCATCGTCTTGAACTGGGGATACTGGGACGGGCGATTCTCGCAGATAGCCGATGCCGTGGTTACAGCAACCTTCACCGCCGTCGAGATCTGGCCGCTGGTCCTGATCTACTTCGGCTTCAGAAAGAAGCTGGGCACTCCAACCTGGCTGGTTGTCTTCTTTGCATCTTTCAGCCAGATGCTCCTCGTCATCAAAGCAGCCGCTCTGCAGGGTGAGAGATTCACGCACTGGACGCTCGGCACAAAGATCGATGCACCACTGTTCTTTGTGAATGACAATCCGTTCAACCTCCCAGCGATCGTAGACACGCTGCTGTTCATCTCCATCGTGTACGCGGTCTATCGTTACTCGGTCGACCAGAATCATCGTCAGGCAGCCATCCAGCAGGAGTTCAAAAGCGCACAAGAGCTCCAGCGCGTCCTCATCCCCGAAACACTTCCACCCATTCCAGGATTCGCCGTTACCAGCGCATACCGCCCCGCAGCCGAGGTCGGTGGAGACTTCTTCCAGCTCATCGCCAAAGCAGAGGGCTCCTCCCTCTTCATCCTCGGCGACGTCAGCGGCAAAGGCCTCAAGGCCGCAATGGCCGTCTCGCTCATCGTCGGCACCGTCCGCACCCTCGCCGAGATGTCCGACGATCCCGCAGAGATTCTCTCCGGCCTCAATCGTCGCCTGCACAACCGTCTCCAACAAGGTTTTGTCACCTGCCTCATCCTTAGCCTAGAACCAGACGGTCGCTGCACCTTCGCCAATGCAGGCCACCTTCCGCCGTACCTCAACCAGAACGAGCTGCACCTCCCGCCGGAACTCCCTCTCGGCCTCGTCGCCTCCGCCAGCTACGACAAGGTCACCATCCAGCTCGAAGTCGGAGACCGCCTCACCCTCTACACCGACGGCCTGCTCGAGGCCCGCAATCCCTCAGGCGAGATCTTCAGCTTCGAGCGCCTCCAACAGCTCATCGCCACCAAACCCGACGCCAAGCAGGCCAGCGATGCCGCCGTCACCTTCGGTCAGGAAGACGACATCACCGTCCTCACCATCACCCGCCTCGCTACCGGCGTCGAATCCACCACCGTGCTCGAAGCCCCAACGCTGGTCCCGCTAACAGCCTGA
- a CDS encoding DUF2959 domain-containing protein: protein MISRRWVLRCVAGAAPLLVLAGCTSSYYKAMKTFGKEKRDILVSRVKDSKKDQQQAKEQIKTTMESFQELTGFQGGSLEKNYKKLNSEYEKAADSAQKLHNRIDSIDQVSNDLFKEWQKEIDGMENKKLKAQSAVMLRQSRLNEANYIKSMRQTEARMTPVITAFRDQVTFLKHNLNARAIGSLKGTSAKMSTDVDVLMVSLDGSMAQADALINSLNADQP from the coding sequence GTGATCTCTCGACGTTGGGTGTTGCGATGCGTGGCGGGGGCCGCTCCGCTGCTTGTGCTGGCCGGGTGTACCAGCTCCTACTACAAGGCGATGAAGACGTTTGGGAAAGAGAAGCGGGACATCCTCGTGTCGCGGGTGAAGGACTCGAAGAAGGACCAGCAGCAGGCGAAGGAACAGATCAAGACGACGATGGAATCGTTCCAGGAGTTAACGGGGTTTCAGGGCGGCTCGCTGGAGAAGAACTATAAGAAGTTAAACAGTGAGTACGAAAAGGCTGCGGACAGCGCGCAGAAGCTGCATAACCGCATCGACTCGATCGATCAGGTTTCGAACGATCTCTTCAAGGAGTGGCAGAAGGAGATCGACGGGATGGAGAACAAAAAGTTGAAGGCGCAGTCGGCGGTGATGCTGCGGCAGTCGCGGCTGAATGAGGCCAACTACATCAAGTCGATGCGGCAGACCGAGGCTCGGATGACGCCGGTGATCACAGCGTTTCGCGATCAGGTGACGTTTTTGAAGCACAACCTGAATGCGCGGGCGATTGGATCGTTGAAGGGAACCTCTGCGAAGATGTCGACCGATGTGGATGTGCTGATGGTGAGCCTGGATGGGTCGATGGCGCAGGCGGATGCGTTGATTAATTCGCTGAACGCGGATCAGCCGTAG
- a CDS encoding HdeD family acid-resistance protein: protein MSTAATPFSALAPKAINWSIALSILLILAGLFAILIPPLSGLAVTLIFAWAMIFSGITHFVFAFKTHTTGGVLWEIIVGAVYLVTGIYLLLHPLDALIALTLILAVYLFFEGVVEVVQSFQLRPRHGATWLLVDGIITLILAIMIWRSWPASTVWVIGTLVGISMIFSGFSRLMLSLAAKRALNSEI from the coding sequence ATGAGCACCGCAGCTACCCCATTCTCCGCTCTTGCCCCCAAAGCCATCAACTGGTCCATTGCCCTCAGTATTCTGCTCATCCTTGCCGGTCTCTTCGCCATCCTTATTCCACCGCTTTCGGGGCTCGCCGTCACGCTCATCTTCGCCTGGGCGATGATCTTCAGTGGCATCACCCACTTCGTCTTCGCCTTCAAGACCCACACCACCGGCGGTGTCCTTTGGGAGATCATCGTCGGCGCCGTCTACCTGGTTACGGGCATCTACCTCCTCCTGCACCCGCTCGATGCCCTCATCGCCCTCACGCTCATCCTGGCCGTGTACCTCTTCTTTGAGGGAGTCGTCGAGGTCGTTCAGTCGTTCCAACTCCGCCCCCGCCATGGCGCGACGTGGCTGCTGGTTGATGGCATCATCACCCTCATTCTGGCCATCATGATATGGCGGTCGTGGCCTGCCAGCACCGTCTGGGTCATCGGCACGCTCGTCGGCATCAGCATGATCTTCAGCGGCTTCTCCCGCCTCATGCTCTCGCTCGCTGCCAAACGCGCACTTAACAGCGAGATCTGA
- a CDS encoding DUF2306 domain-containing protein, translated as MDAKAPVRGIGMRESSSRDVYPAWLKVCFWICVVIAVAVVLRRVVVLARPTPYGAVGSSPTAALDAVFASHTALTLAHILPAMAFVLLCPFVLLRRLSAVWAERLFFPLGAWVGVTAYAMSSHPVGGWVERSAVLLFNSLFLFSLARAFVAMRRGDALEKMRWMLRAVAILLGIATTRPVMGVFFATSRLTHLEPAQFFGVAFWIGFSINTIAIELWLRSRGDRLPVAG; from the coding sequence ATGGATGCAAAGGCTCCGGTGCGGGGAATCGGAATGCGAGAGAGCTCGTCTCGTGACGTCTATCCTGCGTGGCTGAAGGTGTGCTTTTGGATCTGCGTCGTGATCGCGGTTGCCGTTGTGCTGCGTAGGGTTGTGGTGCTTGCTCGTCCGACGCCGTATGGGGCAGTAGGGTCTTCGCCAACGGCGGCGCTTGATGCGGTGTTTGCCTCGCATACTGCGTTGACCCTGGCCCATATTCTTCCCGCGATGGCGTTTGTTTTGCTGTGCCCCTTCGTTCTGTTGCGACGACTCAGCGCGGTGTGGGCAGAGCGTCTCTTCTTTCCGCTGGGAGCCTGGGTGGGCGTTACGGCGTATGCCATGAGCTCTCATCCGGTTGGAGGTTGGGTGGAGCGGTCGGCGGTTCTCCTCTTCAATAGCCTCTTTTTGTTTTCACTCGCGCGTGCCTTTGTGGCGATGCGCCGGGGTGATGCGTTGGAGAAGATGCGGTGGATGCTGCGTGCGGTTGCGATTCTTCTAGGGATTGCGACGACTCGGCCGGTGATGGGCGTGTTCTTTGCGACGAGCCGGTTGACGCATCTTGAACCGGCGCAGTTCTTCGGCGTTGCGTTCTGGATCGGTTTTTCGATCAACACGATTGCGATTGAACTTTGGCTGCGCTCGCGTGGTGATCGGCTGCCAGTCGCGGGTTAG
- a CDS encoding DHA2 family efflux MFS transporter permease subunit, producing the protein MATSTLVEPAQNAPQGHAKATQASRPRPMINPWVVALTVTLATFMELLDTSIANVSLPYIAGGLGRSYDEVTWILTTYLVANAVVLPMSAWLSRVFGRKTYYMACVTLFTITSFFCGIAPTLGIMLLSRVLQGIGGGGLAPVEQAILVDAFPPAKRASAFALYTVAIVTAPAIGPVLGGWITDNYNWRWVFFINIPVGILSLFLTNRFVHDPPTFAEERKTVRVNGKLRIDGIGIALVGLGSAALEVLLDRGQIDDWFGSPFIIWMFVIGVGCLTAAVFWELHVPDPIIDFRLLKIRNFAFANFFYFIFGFGLFASTTMIPQLLQSLYGYRAIDAGLVLGPGALVITFLAPVGAQLVQRGIVKPRILLFGAVMIVGISFLHYAHFNLDTDYKHYALARALQGLGYGFFFVPLSVIAYSQLSPAQNNKASSLTNFFRNWGGSFGIAFITTMSERRQNFHQERVGSTIAASSSSLQENIHQTAAYLQAHGFSPADAVTAAYGRVYDQLHAQTQLLAFMDCFHIIGVITLIAAPLVLLTKSFKAPAKAPEGH; encoded by the coding sequence ATGGCTACTTCGACCCTCGTTGAACCGGCTCAGAACGCTCCTCAAGGGCACGCAAAAGCCACTCAGGCCTCCCGGCCCCGGCCAATGATCAACCCGTGGGTGGTGGCTCTCACCGTAACCCTGGCCACCTTCATGGAGCTGCTTGACACCTCCATCGCCAACGTCTCCCTGCCCTACATCGCCGGCGGTCTCGGCCGCTCCTACGACGAAGTCACCTGGATCCTCACCACGTACCTCGTCGCCAACGCCGTCGTGCTGCCCATGTCCGCCTGGCTCTCCCGCGTCTTCGGCCGCAAAACCTACTACATGGCCTGCGTAACCCTCTTTACCATCACATCTTTCTTCTGCGGCATCGCTCCCACCCTCGGCATCATGCTTCTCTCGCGCGTCCTGCAAGGCATCGGCGGCGGCGGCCTCGCCCCGGTCGAACAAGCCATCCTCGTCGACGCCTTCCCTCCGGCCAAACGCGCCTCCGCCTTCGCCCTCTATACCGTGGCGATCGTCACCGCTCCCGCCATCGGCCCCGTCCTCGGCGGCTGGATCACCGACAACTACAACTGGCGCTGGGTCTTCTTCATCAACATCCCCGTCGGCATCCTCTCACTCTTTCTCACCAACCGCTTCGTCCACGATCCCCCCACCTTTGCCGAAGAGCGCAAGACGGTCCGCGTCAACGGCAAGCTTCGCATCGACGGCATCGGCATCGCACTCGTTGGCCTCGGCTCCGCAGCCCTCGAAGTCCTCCTCGACCGCGGCCAGATCGACGACTGGTTCGGCTCGCCTTTCATCATCTGGATGTTTGTCATCGGCGTGGGCTGCCTGACAGCCGCCGTCTTCTGGGAGCTCCACGTCCCCGACCCCATCATCGACTTCCGCCTGCTCAAGATCCGCAACTTCGCGTTCGCAAACTTCTTCTACTTCATCTTCGGCTTCGGCCTCTTCGCCTCCACTACCATGATTCCGCAGCTCCTCCAGTCCCTCTACGGCTACCGCGCCATCGACGCCGGCCTCGTCCTTGGGCCTGGCGCACTCGTCATCACCTTCCTCGCCCCGGTAGGCGCGCAGTTAGTCCAGCGCGGCATCGTCAAGCCCCGCATCCTGCTCTTCGGAGCCGTGATGATCGTCGGCATTTCCTTTCTGCACTATGCCCACTTCAATCTCGACACCGACTACAAGCACTACGCCCTCGCCCGCGCCCTGCAAGGCCTCGGCTACGGCTTCTTCTTCGTGCCGTTGTCGGTCATCGCCTACTCGCAGCTCAGCCCCGCACAGAACAACAAAGCGTCATCGCTCACCAACTTCTTCCGCAACTGGGGCGGCAGCTTCGGTATCGCCTTCATCACCACCATGTCCGAGCGCCGCCAGAACTTCCACCAGGAGCGCGTTGGCTCAACCATCGCAGCCTCCAGCAGCAGCCTGCAGGAAAACATCCACCAGACCGCCGCCTACCTGCAAGCCCACGGCTTCTCCCCAGCCGACGCCGTCACCGCAGCCTACGGCCGCGTCTACGACCAGCTCCACGCCCAAACCCAGCTGCTCGCCTTCATGGACTGCTTCCACATCATCGGCGTCATCACCCTCATCGCCGCCCCCCTCGTCCTGCTCACCAAGAGCTTCAAGGCACCAGCCAAAGCCCCAGAAGGCCATTGA
- a CDS encoding TetR/AcrR family transcriptional regulator, which translates to MSKGDLTRQRIIEEAAPIFNQRGFAGCSMQDVLDATGLEKGGVYRHFASKEELAAEAFQYAWTRVAKARREGQDAISGTVEKLQYSVKRFAETPGIFPGGCPLMNTAIDADDGNPVLRDLVCAAMKEWKARLASIVEDGLVSGEIRGGVQPRRIANTIIATLEGALMISRLEGDRTAVSDARDSLMTMLDGIAAG; encoded by the coding sequence ATGAGTAAAGGCGACTTGACGCGCCAGAGAATCATCGAGGAGGCAGCTCCGATCTTCAATCAGCGGGGTTTTGCCGGGTGCTCGATGCAGGATGTGCTGGATGCTACGGGGCTGGAGAAGGGTGGAGTCTATCGGCACTTTGCCAGCAAGGAAGAGCTTGCGGCAGAGGCGTTTCAGTATGCGTGGACGCGGGTGGCCAAGGCTCGGCGAGAGGGGCAGGATGCGATCTCGGGTACGGTGGAAAAGCTGCAGTACTCGGTGAAGCGGTTTGCGGAGACTCCGGGAATCTTTCCTGGAGGATGCCCGTTAATGAATACAGCGATCGATGCAGATGATGGGAATCCGGTGCTGCGGGACTTGGTATGTGCTGCGATGAAGGAGTGGAAGGCGCGGCTTGCGAGCATTGTGGAAGACGGACTTGTGAGCGGGGAGATTCGAGGAGGGGTGCAGCCCCGGAGAATTGCGAATACGATCATCGCGACTCTGGAGGGGGCGCTCATGATCAGCCGGCTGGAGGGCGACAGAACCGCAGTGAGCGATGCGAGGGATTCGTTGATGACGATGCTGGATGGGATTGCAGCGGGTTGA
- a CDS encoding DUF2306 domain-containing protein, which translates to MLTHSPLHQTNIIIHVLFGIAALALGLIAISRPKRRGLHTRVGILFIYAYLVVVTTASLGLIVFNFRSFLAVVTVLSIYDVFAGYRALQLRGRRPQTVDRIASIVGLLTPWLFITIMRRLHQPWAPALTWSILGGLIASSGYDLLRNILPLSWLKRIWVQEHLLKMMSAYIAITSAFAGTVFARYMPWAAIVPSILGTIVGWSFVLIGPRAWRHNTRKALVSQ; encoded by the coding sequence ATGTTGACGCACTCACCTCTTCATCAGACAAACATCATCATCCACGTTCTCTTCGGAATCGCGGCGCTGGCCCTTGGTCTCATTGCCATAAGTAGGCCGAAGCGGCGCGGACTGCATACCCGCGTGGGGATCCTCTTCATCTACGCGTATCTGGTCGTAGTGACCACCGCTTCACTCGGCCTGATCGTTTTCAATTTCAGATCCTTCCTGGCGGTCGTTACGGTTCTCAGCATCTACGATGTCTTCGCTGGATACCGCGCATTGCAACTGCGGGGACGGCGTCCGCAGACGGTTGATCGGATCGCCAGCATCGTCGGTCTCCTGACTCCCTGGCTGTTCATAACCATCATGCGACGGCTGCACCAGCCGTGGGCTCCAGCCCTCACATGGTCGATCCTCGGGGGGCTCATCGCCTCAAGTGGGTATGATCTTCTCCGCAACATACTCCCACTCTCCTGGCTAAAGCGCATTTGGGTGCAGGAACATCTACTCAAGATGATGAGTGCCTACATCGCAATCACGTCTGCATTCGCCGGAACCGTCTTCGCTCGCTACATGCCTTGGGCGGCCATCGTGCCATCTATACTCGGCACGATCGTAGGGTGGAGTTTTGTCCTCATCGGTCCTCGCGCTTGGAGACACAACACCCGAAAAGCACTCGTATCTCAATAG
- a CDS encoding HesB/IscA family protein — protein sequence MSTATVTPEVVVGAPASTTPVTLTPAAINKVREIMATQSPVPAGLRIGVVGGGCSGFQYSMSFENQSGMMDKVYKFEDLKVFVDATSAMYLSNCTVDYVETLEAAGFKFENAAVKSTCGCGSSFSV from the coding sequence ATGTCCACTGCAACCGTTACCCCTGAAGTCGTTGTTGGAGCGCCTGCTTCGACTACGCCTGTAACCCTGACGCCTGCCGCGATCAACAAGGTTCGGGAGATCATGGCGACACAGAGCCCGGTTCCTGCTGGGCTGCGCATTGGTGTGGTCGGTGGTGGATGTTCGGGCTTTCAATATTCCATGTCGTTCGAGAATCAGAGCGGCATGATGGATAAGGTCTATAAGTTCGAGGATCTAAAGGTGTTTGTGGACGCGACGTCGGCGATGTACCTGAGCAACTGCACGGTGGATTACGTGGAGACGCTTGAGGCCGCCGGGTTCAAGTTCGAGAATGCAGCAGTGAAGAGCACCTGCGGCTGCGGATCAAGCTTCAGCGTTTAG